The Fibrobacter sp. UWB5 genomic sequence ATGGCAAAAGAACATTTTGACAGAAGCAAGCCGCACTGCAACATCGGCACCATCGGCCACGTTGACCACGGCAAAACCACTCTGACCGCCGCAATCTGCACGACTCTCGCTGCACGCGGCCTCGCCGCCGCCAAGCGTTTCGACGAAATCGACAACGCTCCCGAAGAAAAGGCCCGCGGCATCACGATCAACACCTCCCACGTGGAATACACCACTGCAAACCGTCACTACGCTCACGTCGACTGCCCGGGGCACGCCGACTACGTCAAGAACATGGTGACCGGTGCTGCCCAGATGGACGGCGCCATCCTCGTCGTTGCAGCTACCGACGGCCCGATGCCGCAGACCCGTGAACACATCCTCCTCGCTCACCAGGTGGGCGTGCCGAAGATCGTCGTGTTCATGAACAAGGTCGACATGGTGGACGACGAAGAACTCCTCGACCTCGTGGAAATGGAAGTTCGCGACCTTCTGTCCAAGTACGAATTTGACGGCGACAACACCCCGATCATCCGCGGTTCCGCTCTCAAGGCCCTCGAAGGCGACCCCGCCTACCAGGACAAGATCATGGAACTCATGGACGCCTGCGACACCTACATCCCGCTTCCGGCCCGTGAAACCGAAAAGCCGTTCCTGATGCCGATCGAAGACGTGTTCACCATCACTGGTCGTGGCACCGTCGCTACCGGTCGTATCGAACGCGGCGTGGTTCACCTGAACGACAAGGTCGAACGCGTTGGTCTCGGCGAAACCGCCGAATACGTTGTTACCGGCGTTGAAATGTTCCGCAAG encodes the following:
- the tuf gene encoding elongation factor Tu, producing MAKEHFDRSKPHCNIGTIGHVDHGKTTLTAAICTTLAARGLAAAKRFDEIDNAPEEKARGITINTSHVEYTTANRHYAHVDCPGHADYVKNMVTGAAQMDGAILVVAATDGPMPQTREHILLAHQVGVPKIVVFMNKVDMVDDEELLDLVEMEVRDLLSKYEFDGDNTPIIRGSALKALEGDPAYQDKIMELMDACDTYIPLPARETEKPFLMPIEDVFTITGRGTVATGRIERGVVHLNDKVERVGLGETAEYVVTGVEMFRKLLDDAQAGDNVGLLLRGAEKKDISRGQVLAAPKSVTPHAEFKAEIYVLTKDEGGRHTPFMNGYRPQFYFRTTDVTGTIQLPEGVEMVTPGDTVTIHVNLIAPVAMEKQLRFAIREGGRTVGAGSVTEIIK